Proteins encoded in a region of the Zea mays cultivar B73 chromosome 2, Zm-B73-REFERENCE-NAM-5.0, whole genome shotgun sequence genome:
- the LOC100276440 gene encoding APO protein 4, mitochondrial-like codes for MASLGRRAGSYICSELCGTTLNQRRYSTSRVDWKQLRPMILKRIKNRTKEYPIKSMIPVAEEVVRAREIVNEGVSRLLKVVPVQSCKFCHEVHIGTTGHQMKTCYGFKRMIKDRPHEWEPGNLNDILVPVQAFHQKNMFEHEIKHDQRFDFTRVPAVLELCHHAGADIPDEILYRSGQMSTTLKTNNQQSAPILPDELRYIGQKTLDAWENLRLGATKLLLVYPSKVCKHCSEVHIGQSGHKARMCGVFKFEGWKGMHKWNKAGVDDLVPQNIVWHRRPHDPPVLVDGGRDYYGHAPAVVELCMQVGAIVPPKYHCMMKTHGLAPPVG; via the exons ATGGCGTCTCTGGGGCGAAGAGCCGGGAGCTACATCTGCTCGGAGCTGTGTGGCACAACTCTGAACCAGAGACGCTACTCCACTTCGAGGGTGGATTGGAAGCAGCTGCGGCCAATGATCCTTAAGAGGATTAAGAACCGGACAAAGGAATACCCAATCAAGAGCATGATCCCAGTCGCGGAGGAGGTGGTCAGGGCTAGGGAGATTGTCAATGAGGGCGTCTCCAGACTGCTCAAGGTTGTTCCTGTTCAGTCAtgcaa GTTTTGTCATGAAGTTCACATTGGAACCACGGGTCATCAGATGAAAACATGCTATGGTTTCAAGCGTATGATCAAGGACAGACCACATGAATGGGAACCGGGCAACTTGAATGACATCCTTGTTCCTGTTCAGGCTTTCCACCAGAAAAATATGTTTGAGCATGAGATAAAACATGACCAGCGGTTCGACTTCACTCGCGTCCCAGCTGTACTTGAGCTGTGCCATCACGCAGGTGCAGACATACCTGATGAGATTCTATACAGAAGTGGACAAATGTCTACTACACTCAAAACCAACAATCAGCAATCTGCTCCAATCTTGCCAGATGAACTCAGATATATCGGTCAGAAAACACTGGATGCATGGGAAAACCTGAGATTAGGTGCCACAAAACTTCTCTTGGTGTACCCATCCAAAGTTTGTAAGCATTGCTCTGAAGTGCATATCGGGCAATCAGGGCACAAGGCCAGAATGTGTGGAGTATTCAAGTTTGAGGGCTGGAAAGGGATGCACAAGTGGAACAAGGCTGGAGTGGATGACCTAGTTCCTCAGAACATTGTGTGGCATCGGCGGCCTCATGATCCACCCGTCCTTGTGGACGGTGGGAGGGATTATTATGGCCATGCGCCTGCTGTCGTTGAGCTCTGCATGCAAGTGGGTGCAATAGTACCCCCGAAATACCATTGCATGATGAAGACACACGGCTTAGCACCACCTGTTGGATGA
- the LOC100282025 gene encoding nucleic acid binding protein, with amino-acid sequence MAAKSGYTRRLPLTGETAPPPPSAVLYVANCGPAVGVTDADVRSTFGAFGEVAGVQAADDSGARIIVRFHEPAAAEAAMAALHGRPCDLLAGRVLHIRYSVPVKPKARPGGSVPVAHAASELGIPGIYMVQEFVTAAEEQELLSAVDSKTWKRLAKRRVQHYGYEFLYETRNVDSKQFLGELPTFVSTVLEKIASFPGVKDCATRLVDQLTVNEYPCGVGLSPHIDTHSAFEEMIFSLSLAGTCIMEFRKYTKGTWRAPSVVDGVDEDSSQEPECIRKAIFLPPRSMLLMSGEGRYAWHHYIPHHKIDAVGGQVIKRNSRRVSFTFRKVRMGPCDCEYKQFCDAHSKRC; translated from the exons ATGGCGGCGAAGTCTGGATACACACGCCGGCTCCCGCTCACCGGGGAGACCGCTCCTCCACCTCCCAGCGCCGTCCTCTATGTGGCCAACTGCGGGCCCGCGGTGGGAGTGACCGACGCCGACGTCCGCTCGACATTCGGCGCCTTCGGGGAGGTCGCAGGAGTCCAGGCTGCCGACGACAGCGGCGCCCGCATCATCGTCCGGTTCCACGAGCCCGCCGCCGCGGAGGCCGCCATGGCTGCGCTCCACGGGCGCCCCTGCGACCTCCTTGCGGGTCGCGTGCTGCACATAAGGTACTCGGTGCCCGTGAAGCCAAAGGCTCGTCCTGGGGGCTCTGTACCGGTGGCTCACGCGGCATCGGAGCTCGGAATCCCCGGGATTTACATGGTTCAGGAGTTCGTGACTGCCGCTGAGGAACAG GAGTTACTTTCAGCTGTGGATAGCAAGACGTGGAAAAGACTGGCGAAAAGACGAGTTCAGCATTACGGTTATGAGTTTCTGTACGAA ACAAGGAATGTTGATTCGAAGCAGTTCTTGGGTGAACTGCCTACTTTTGTTTCAACTGTCCTTGAGAAGATTGCTTCTTTTCCTGGTGTGAAGGACTGCGCCACCAGATTAGTTGATCAATTGACC GTAAATGAATATCCTTGTGGTGTAGGTTTGTCTCCACATATAGACACACACTCAGCATTTGAGGAAATGATTTTTAGCCTTTCTTTGGCTGGAACTTGCATCATGGAGTTCAGAAAATATACTAAAGGCacttggcgtgctccaagtgtggTCGATGGAGTTGATGAAGATAGCAGTCAAGAGCCAGAATGCATAAGGAAAGCCATTTTCCTACCTCCTCGGTCAATGCTATTGATGTCAGGAGAAGGTCGTTATGCCTGGCATCACTATATACCACATCATAAA ATCGATGCCGTGGGTGGTCAAGTCATCAAAAGGAATTCAAGGCGAGTTTCTTTCACTTTCCGAAAG GTGAGGATGGGGCCTTGTGATTGCGAATACAAGCAATTTTGTGATGCTCATAGCAAGAGATGTTAA